A genomic segment from Necator americanus strain Aroian chromosome III, whole genome shotgun sequence encodes:
- a CDS encoding hypothetical protein (NECATOR_CHRIII.G9316.T2): MTTHRTFYLVPADVVAKPTIAVPRPLAPSPRISPPASKLHKPAVAPLKRPPLCADPIEVLLGDTPHPHQRKRECLDHLTHEQKMNRRKMKNRIAAQTARDRKKYRSQRLEDIIRELLEQNETLKQENELLRIENRELSEQNSSLLSRLSEPEDVPCQVNPSQSTVVYEEWTPAEGTGCPTLSPVSSYDQPPIGGVLQSDEIERILSDFKEEHLEFDLDLLVEQLPEEERNLQYDMQPGNSVGSLCQQPACSSSGSASPVDASFLSVPSPSFSTCFPSPSNYSHSMDELILFEDQKLLDDPMLSSPSSWQVDHPNAMSPFSDSFQKEFFHMLE, from the exons ATGACTACACATCGTACTTTCTACCTGGTGCCAGCTGATGTAGTGGCAAAACCGACTATAGCCGTACCTCGGCCACTAGCGCCATCGCCAAGAATTTCACCGCCAGCGTCAAAACTCCACAAACCGGCGGTCGCGCCGCTAAAGCGTCCGCCACTTTGTGCTGATCCTATTGAAGTACTTTTGGGTGATACACCACATCCTCATCAACGAAAGCGAGAATGTTTGGATCATCTAACACACGAACAAAAGATGAACCGCCggaaaatgaagaacagaATCGCTGCACAGACCGCTAGGGACAGAAAAAAG TACCGAAGCCAACGCTTGGAAGACATTATTCGTGAACTTTTGGAACAAAATGAGACACTAAAACAAGAGAATGAACTGTTACGGATTGAGAATCGGGAACTCAGCGAACAGAACAGCAGCCTGTTGAGTCGACTAAGCGAACCTGAAGATGTTCCTTGTCAAGTGAATCCATCGCAATCAACCGTCGTATATGAAGAG TGGACCCCTGCCGAGGGTACAGGTTGTCCCACTTTATCTCCTGTTTCATCTTATGATCAACCTCCTATTGGTGGTGTGCTCCAGTCAGACGAGATCGAACGAATCCTCTCAGACTTCAAAGAAGAG CACCTCGAATTCGATCTCGACCTCCTTGTCGAGCAGCTGCCAGAGGAAGAACGCAATCTTCAGTACGACATGCAGCCAGGCAATAGCGTCGGATCGCTGTGCCAGCAACCAGCTTGCTCTTCTTCCGGAAGTGCATCGCCAGTGGATGCGAGTTTCTTGAGCGTTCCAAG tCCGTCGTTCTCCACTTGTTTTCCTAGTCCGTCGAACTATTCACATTCCATGGATGAATTGATACTTTTCGAAGATCAAAAGCTATTGGACGATCCAATGCTATCATCGCCATCAAGCTGGCAAGTTGACCACCCAAACGCTATGAGTCCATTCTCGGACTCGTTCCAAAAAGAGTTCTTCCATATGTTGGAGTAG
- a CDS encoding hypothetical protein (NECATOR_CHRIII.G9316.T1), translated as MTTHRTFYLVPADVVAKPTIAVPRPLAPSPRISPPASKLHKPAVAPLKRPPLCADPIEVLLGDTPHPHQRKRECLDHLTHEQKMNRRKMKNRIAAQTARDRKKYRSQRLEDIIRELLEQNETLKQENELLRIENRELSEQNSSLLSRLSEPEDVPCQVNPSQSTVVYEEVHEMITEKSCPTLSPVSSYDQPPIGGVLQSDEIERILSDFKEEHLEFDLDLLVEQLPEEERNLQYDMQPGNSVGSLCQQPACSSSGSASPVDASFLSVPSPSFSTCFPSPSNYSHSMDELILFEDQKLLDDPMLSSPSSWQVDHPNAMSPFSDSFQKEFFHMLE; from the exons ATGACTACACATCGTACTTTCTACCTGGTGCCAGCTGATGTAGTGGCAAAACCGACTATAGCCGTACCTCGGCCACTAGCGCCATCGCCAAGAATTTCACCGCCAGCGTCAAAACTCCACAAACCGGCGGTCGCGCCGCTAAAGCGTCCGCCACTTTGTGCTGATCCTATTGAAGTACTTTTGGGTGATACACCACATCCTCATCAACGAAAGCGAGAATGTTTGGATCATCTAACACACGAACAAAAGATGAACCGCCggaaaatgaagaacagaATCGCTGCACAGACCGCTAGGGACAGAAAAAAG TACCGAAGCCAACGCTTGGAAGACATTATTCGTGAACTTTTGGAACAAAATGAGACACTAAAACAAGAGAATGAACTGTTACGGATTGAGAATCGGGAACTCAGCGAACAGAACAGCAGCCTGTTGAGTCGACTAAGCGAACCTGAAGATGTTCCTTGTCAAGTGAATCCATCGCAATCAACCGTCGTATATGAAGAGGTGCATGAGATGATTACAGAGAAAA GTTGTCCCACTTTATCTCCTGTTTCATCTTATGATCAACCTCCTATTGGTGGTGTGCTCCAGTCAGACGAGATCGAACGAATCCTCTCAGACTTCAAAGAAGAG CACCTCGAATTCGATCTCGACCTCCTTGTCGAGCAGCTGCCAGAGGAAGAACGCAATCTTCAGTACGACATGCAGCCAGGCAATAGCGTCGGATCGCTGTGCCAGCAACCAGCTTGCTCTTCTTCCGGAAGTGCATCGCCAGTGGATGCGAGTTTCTTGAGCGTTCCAAG tCCGTCGTTCTCCACTTGTTTTCCTAGTCCGTCGAACTATTCACATTCCATGGATGAATTGATACTTTTCGAAGATCAAAAGCTATTGGACGATCCAATGCTATCATCGCCATCAAGCTGGCAAGTTGACCACCCAAACGCTATGAGTCCATTCTCGGACTCGTTCCAAAAAGAGTTCTTCCATATGTTGGAGTAG
- a CDS encoding hypothetical protein (NECATOR_CHRIII.G9317.T1): MKLKNRGIEKNGPGYVTLIPEDAEDMWHIYNLIRVGDVVKSKTIRKVVTETATGTTSSQRMHTVLTISVEAIDFDPGANALHLKGRNIVENDLVKLGAYHTLDLEPNRQFTLEKTEWDTIDLERLDTALDPAAQADVAAIVLHEGLANVCLLTPAMTLVRAKIDMQIPRKRKGFTSQHEKGIQRFLDAVSAAFMRHVNLNVIKCVLIASRGFLKEQFLEHLLQYADAQGKKITTEQRGKFMLTHSSSGFKHALKEVLEDPAVAARLADTKAQGEVKALNTFFELMSTEPDRAFYGYKHVAMANAEQAIDTLLLSDSLFRSQDLETRKRYVALVESVREQNGNVLIFSSMHVSGEQLSLLTGCAAILRFPMPDIEDDTLSDEEQN, translated from the exons ATGAAACTAAAAAATCGAGGAATCGAGAAAAATGGACCAGG GTATGTCACCCTGATTCCGGAAGATGCAGAAGATATGTGGCACATTTACAATCTTATCAGAGTTGGTGACGTTGTTAAAAGTAAAACTATACGAAAG GTGGTCACAGAAACAGCAACGGGTACAACTTCTAGTCAGCGGATGCACACAGTCCTCACGATTAGCGTCGAGGCAATCGATTTCGATCCTGGAGCAAACGCACTTCATCTTAAG GGTAGAAACATTGTTGAAAACGACTTGGTGAAACTTGGAGCATATCATACACTTGATTTGGAGCCAAACAGACAGTTTACTTTGGAAAAAACCGAATGGGATACTATTGATTTAG AACGCCTTGATACGGCTCTCGATCCAGCTGCACAAGCAGATGTTGCTGCTATCGTACTTCACGAAGGATTAGCTAATGTATGCCTTCTCACTCCAGCAATGACACTCGTCCGAGCCAAGATCGACATGCAG attCCCCGAAAACGCAAAGGATTCACGTCTCAGCATGAAAAGGGTATTCAACGGTTTCTTGATGCAGTTTCAGCTGCTTTTATGCGGCACGTGAATTTAAAT GTGATCAAATGCGTCCTTATCGCTAGTCGTGGGTTTTTAAAAGAGCAGTTTCTTGAGCATTTATTGCAGTATGCTGATGCGCAAGGCAAAAAA ATTACAACCGAGCAACGCGGAAAGTTCATGCTTACCCACTCCAGCAGCGGTTTCAAACATGCTTTGAAAGAAGTTTTAGAAGATCCTGCAGTGGCCGCTCGACTAGCAGACACCAAG GCTCAGGGTGAAGTGAAGGCACTAAACACATTTTTCGAGTTGATGTCTACAGAACCGGATCGAGCCTTTTATGGCTACAA GCATGTTGCAATGGCAAATGCTGAACAGGCGATCGATACGCTCCTCCTTTCCGATTCACTCTTCAGATCACAGGACTTGGAAACTAGGAAACGATATGTGGCATTGGTGGAGAGCGTCCGAGAGCAG AACGGTAACGTGCTCATATTCTCTTCGATGCATGTATCTGGTGAACAACTGAGCCTACTTACGGGATGTGCCGCTATATTACGATTTCCGATGCCTGATATAGAAGATGATACATTAAGTGACGAAGAACAGAACTAA
- a CDS encoding hypothetical protein (NECATOR_CHRIII.G9318.T1): MDVDPVNIQYPGRVLEQNRFDHSFFTTYTSEFQPNLGMLDQVQALRWVNSEISNFGGDPNRITVCGQGDGGCAVSAHTLSPLSQNLFQQAIIQSGPLQSCYSPELSYNAPTQTTQTPTLQYDAGVPYIPLASQNNPSSYNQENSAYQQNMNQGSNYNSGSSSYNPSGSSYTSSNVSNTIYGTDPNQQLAQQLCNITPEQWRRGELGDLSKCLHNYTVDFFVKTEGAKTATWMIVRDDTFLPDTIQNLAARRPPIPIIIGTVQDEDADYAFKLVADGQANQSEGEMFNTWMVDFAMKNKLNATTTSKISNIISQNYNITTGEQQYDTSRSQNTGQYVGNANQPNYQPSVYGYSNENNGYSNPIGCATGQCQNVGCFNPPCYTQTITSNGYGNQGNVQYDQNQNTGGGYGINSGYSTQSQGYSNQQSAYSNQNSGFQYMGGAYNQSTNGYNDGNYGYNVQYDGNVAPTTGNVPQNIGYNSNDYTGQGSGYTSQNSGYLSQSIGYNNQNYGYSNQYNANNNPQYTYNQGNNQYQNVGSANQAGAQYDQNGGVNYSPLVVNNPQTIDSLKAISQLQSDAGIVSQTATEIDTFMKNGNQYVRIYQFTHVTDLGRQNVPDLGPWKPVYKGQDMIFLFMSETVWSSGTPTADDRRMADQMGDRWTQFAKEGQVSNWQPSNPQSYTYCDLNRQPTVQNGYAQQARSVFNNQVYPIVQQAQNSPMLYDANTSRSPMPSSSNSVSRPVQVQYSSNGPQSNTFQISFQLKDVPGK, translated from the exons ATGGATGTGGATCCAGTGAACATCCAATATCCAGGAAGAGTTCTTGAACAGAATCGCTTCGACCACA GTTTCTTTACCACATACACATCAGAATTTCAACCGAATCTTGGGATGCTTGATCAG GTGCAAGCACTGCGGTGGGTGAATTCTGAGATCTCAAATTTTGGCGGTGATCCGAATCGTATTACCGTATGCGGACAAGGTGATGGTGGATGCGCTGTGTCTGCACATACATTAAGTCCACTAAGTCAAA ATCTCTTTCAACAAGCGATCATTCAAAGTGGACCTCTACAGAGCTGCTATTCTCCCGAATTATCGTACAACGCACCAACTCAAACAACACAAACTCCAACGTTACAGTACGATGCTGGTGTACCGTATATTCCACTAGCGTCACAAAACAATCCGAGTTCATACAATCAAGAGAATTCTGCTTATCAACAGAATATGAACCAAGGTTCAAACTACAACTCAGGAAGTTCTAGCTATAATCCATCGGGTTCAAGTTATACTTCTTCCAACGTTAGCAACACTATTTATGGGACTGATCCAAATCAACAACTCGCACAACAG CTCTGCAATATAACGCCAGAACAATGGCGTCGTGGTGAATTGGGGGATTTGAGCAAATGCTTGCACAACTACACTGTGGATTTCTTCGTGAAGACCGAAGGA GCGAAAACTGCTACATGGATGATAGTACGTGATGATACTTTCCTACCTGATACTATCCAGAACCTAGCTGCACGCCGTCCACCTATTCCAATTATTATAGGAACAGTTCAGGATGAAGATGCGGATTACG CCTTTAAACTCGTCGCTGATGGTCAAGCTAACCAGAGTGAAGGTGAAATGTTCAATACGTGGATGGTGGATTTTGccatgaaaaacaaattaaatgcTACTACAACTAGTAAG ATTTCTAACATTATATCGCAAAATTACAATATTACAACCGGTGAACAGCAATATGATACCAG TAGATCACAAAACACTGGCCAATACGTTGGCAATGCAAATCAGCCAAATTACCAGCCGAGCGTTTACGGTTATAGTAACGAGAACAACGGCTACAGTAATCCTATCGGATGTGCTACTGGACAATGTCAAAACGTCGGCTGCTTTAATCCACCATGCTATACTCAAACCATCACATCCAATGGATACGGTAACCAAGGCAACGTACAGTATGATCAGAATCAGAACACCGGCGGCGGATATGGCATCAACTCCGGCTACAGTACTCAGTCCCAAGGTTATAGTAATCAACAAAGCGCCTACAGCAATCAAAACAGTGGATTCCAATACATGGGCGGAGCGTATAATCAATCAACGAATGGCTACAATGATGGAAATTATGGATATAACGTACAGTATGATGGGAATGTCGCTCCTACTACAGGAAATGTACCGCAAAATATAGGCTACAATAGTAACGACTATACCGGTCAAGGAAGCGGTTACACATCACAGAATTCTGGATATCTGAGTCAGAGTATCGGCTACAATAACCAAAACTATGGTTATAGTAATCAGTATAACGCTAACAATAATCCACAGTACACCTACAATCAAGGAAACAATCAATATCAGAATGTGGGGTCTGCAAACCAAGCAGGAGCGCAATACGATCAAAAT GGTGGTGTCAACTACTCGCCATTGGTGGTTAATAACCCACAAACAATCGACTCACTCAAAGCGATATCACAG CTACAATCGGATGCGGGAATTGTATCGCAAACTGCCACGGAAATAGATACATTTATGAAAAACGGCAATCAATACGTTAGGATCTACCAATTCACACATGTTACCGACCTAGGACGACAAAATGTCCCAGACTTGGGACCATGGAAAC cTGTCTACAAAGGTCAGGATATGATCTTTTTGTTCATGAGCGAAACTGTTTGGAGTTCTGGCACTCCAACCGCAGATGATCGACGAATGGCAGACCAAATGGGTGACCGATGGACACAATTCGCAAAAGAAGG ACAAGTCTCTAATTGGCAACCGTCAAATCCACAAAGTTACACTTACTGTGATCTAAATCGTCAACCTACTGTACAAAATGGCTACGCGCAACAAGCACGATCGGTGTTCAATAATCAAGTCTATCCGATAGTTCAGCAg GCTCAGAACTCACCTATGCTTTACGATGCGAACACATCTCGGTCTCCCATGCCTTCCTCTTCAAACTCTGTTTCCAGACCCGTACAAGTGCAATATTCATCAAATGGCCCGCAATCAAACACATTccaaatttctttccaattaaAAGATGTTCCTGGAAAatga
- a CDS encoding hypothetical protein (NECATOR_CHRIII.G9318.T2), whose product MIGRKADHPSMADNKIEMTGDDKNGFFTTYTSEFQPNLGMLDQVQALRWVNSEISNFGGDPNRITVCGQGDGGCAVSAHTLSPLSQNLFQQAIIQSGPLQSCYSPELSYNAPTQTTQTPTLQYDAGVPYIPLASQNNPSSYNQENSAYQQNMNQGSNYNSGSSSYNPSGSSYTSSNVSNTIYGTDPNQQLAQQLCNITPEQWRRGELGDLSKCLHNYTVDFFVKTEGAKTATWMIVRDDTFLPDTIQNLAARRPPIPIIIGTVQDEDADYAFKLVADGQANQSEGEMFNTWMVDFAMKNKLNATTTSKISNIISQNYNITTGEQQYDTSRSQNTGQYVGNANQPNYQPSVYGYSNENNGYSNPIGCATGQCQNVGCFNPPCYTQTITSNGYGNQGNVQYDQNQNTGGGYGINSGYSTQSQGYSNQQSAYSNQNSGFQYMGGAYNQSTNGYNDGNYGYNVQYDGNVAPTTGNVPQNIGYNSNDYTGQGSGYTSQNSGYLSQSIGYNNQNYGYSNQYNANNNPQYTYNQGNNQYQNVGSANQAGAQYDQNGGVNYSPLVVNNPQTIDSLKAISQLQSDAGIVSQTATEIDTFMKNGNQYVRIYQFTHVTDLGRQNVPDLGPWKPVYKGQDMIFLFMSETVWSSGTPTADDRRMADQMGDRWTQFAKEGQVSNWQPSNPQSYTYCDLNRQPTVQNGYAQQARSVFNNQVYPIVQQAQNSPMLYDANTSRSPMPSSSNSVSRPVQVQYSSNGPQSNTFQISFQLKDVPGK is encoded by the exons atgATAGGGAGGAAAGCAGATCACCCATCCATGGCGGAcaacaaaatagaaatgacCGGTGATGACAAAAATG GTTTCTTTACCACATACACATCAGAATTTCAACCGAATCTTGGGATGCTTGATCAG GTGCAAGCACTGCGGTGGGTGAATTCTGAGATCTCAAATTTTGGCGGTGATCCGAATCGTATTACCGTATGCGGACAAGGTGATGGTGGATGCGCTGTGTCTGCACATACATTAAGTCCACTAAGTCAAA ATCTCTTTCAACAAGCGATCATTCAAAGTGGACCTCTACAGAGCTGCTATTCTCCCGAATTATCGTACAACGCACCAACTCAAACAACACAAACTCCAACGTTACAGTACGATGCTGGTGTACCGTATATTCCACTAGCGTCACAAAACAATCCGAGTTCATACAATCAAGAGAATTCTGCTTATCAACAGAATATGAACCAAGGTTCAAACTACAACTCAGGAAGTTCTAGCTATAATCCATCGGGTTCAAGTTATACTTCTTCCAACGTTAGCAACACTATTTATGGGACTGATCCAAATCAACAACTCGCACAACAG CTCTGCAATATAACGCCAGAACAATGGCGTCGTGGTGAATTGGGGGATTTGAGCAAATGCTTGCACAACTACACTGTGGATTTCTTCGTGAAGACCGAAGGA GCGAAAACTGCTACATGGATGATAGTACGTGATGATACTTTCCTACCTGATACTATCCAGAACCTAGCTGCACGCCGTCCACCTATTCCAATTATTATAGGAACAGTTCAGGATGAAGATGCGGATTACG CCTTTAAACTCGTCGCTGATGGTCAAGCTAACCAGAGTGAAGGTGAAATGTTCAATACGTGGATGGTGGATTTTGccatgaaaaacaaattaaatgcTACTACAACTAGTAAG ATTTCTAACATTATATCGCAAAATTACAATATTACAACCGGTGAACAGCAATATGATACCAG TAGATCACAAAACACTGGCCAATACGTTGGCAATGCAAATCAGCCAAATTACCAGCCGAGCGTTTACGGTTATAGTAACGAGAACAACGGCTACAGTAATCCTATCGGATGTGCTACTGGACAATGTCAAAACGTCGGCTGCTTTAATCCACCATGCTATACTCAAACCATCACATCCAATGGATACGGTAACCAAGGCAACGTACAGTATGATCAGAATCAGAACACCGGCGGCGGATATGGCATCAACTCCGGCTACAGTACTCAGTCCCAAGGTTATAGTAATCAACAAAGCGCCTACAGCAATCAAAACAGTGGATTCCAATACATGGGCGGAGCGTATAATCAATCAACGAATGGCTACAATGATGGAAATTATGGATATAACGTACAGTATGATGGGAATGTCGCTCCTACTACAGGAAATGTACCGCAAAATATAGGCTACAATAGTAACGACTATACCGGTCAAGGAAGCGGTTACACATCACAGAATTCTGGATATCTGAGTCAGAGTATCGGCTACAATAACCAAAACTATGGTTATAGTAATCAGTATAACGCTAACAATAATCCACAGTACACCTACAATCAAGGAAACAATCAATATCAGAATGTGGGGTCTGCAAACCAAGCAGGAGCGCAATACGATCAAAAT GGTGGTGTCAACTACTCGCCATTGGTGGTTAATAACCCACAAACAATCGACTCACTCAAAGCGATATCACAG CTACAATCGGATGCGGGAATTGTATCGCAAACTGCCACGGAAATAGATACATTTATGAAAAACGGCAATCAATACGTTAGGATCTACCAATTCACACATGTTACCGACCTAGGACGACAAAATGTCCCAGACTTGGGACCATGGAAAC cTGTCTACAAAGGTCAGGATATGATCTTTTTGTTCATGAGCGAAACTGTTTGGAGTTCTGGCACTCCAACCGCAGATGATCGACGAATGGCAGACCAAATGGGTGACCGATGGACACAATTCGCAAAAGAAGG ACAAGTCTCTAATTGGCAACCGTCAAATCCACAAAGTTACACTTACTGTGATCTAAATCGTCAACCTACTGTACAAAATGGCTACGCGCAACAAGCACGATCGGTGTTCAATAATCAAGTCTATCCGATAGTTCAGCAg GCTCAGAACTCACCTATGCTTTACGATGCGAACACATCTCGGTCTCCCATGCCTTCCTCTTCAAACTCTGTTTCCAGACCCGTACAAGTGCAATATTCATCAAATGGCCCGCAATCAAACACATTccaaatttctttccaattaaAAGATGTTCCTGGAAAatga